A stretch of the Sulfurimonas sp. HSL3-1 genome encodes the following:
- a CDS encoding TolC family protein — protein sequence MTPLRLLALCAAVSLSAAPVSLQEFLDAAAHSDAAKARQFAAQANSLQRRSELLTDGPALNAQAGYADAKSMSKNAMEYHVSVEKPFRTADTGRLERLFGTGSEMTAALETARLQNRVYAYYIDACTLQEELWLLEDAKTRGVQMETLIRTGMEGGEFDRSAWLRSRLNVETLTLQIDDLNSRYEESFRLLSSTAQTEAESLLCHDLPDTIALPPETLLADAPLLRQLENRHGSAKALASYRNSWLQEVTLAAGYDDEMDVQRANLHVSLPLGLGSRRANDREAAHRDALAAGAELRAMRSELAARVAAFNAAQQTRQQNLKRLNDEMIPEAYETTVLLEERFMGSEASYLEYIDSQKMLFALLMEGVQLRANALKAEAGLFADLGITPATKDKK from the coding sequence ATGACACCCCTACGACTTCTGGCCCTCTGTGCCGCCGTGTCGCTCTCGGCGGCCCCGGTCTCACTGCAGGAGTTCCTCGATGCCGCCGCGCACTCCGACGCAGCGAAGGCGCGGCAGTTCGCCGCGCAGGCGAACAGCCTGCAGCGGCGCAGCGAACTCCTGACCGACGGTCCCGCCCTCAACGCGCAGGCGGGCTATGCCGACGCCAAGTCCATGTCAAAAAATGCCATGGAGTACCACGTCAGCGTTGAAAAACCTTTCCGCACCGCCGATACCGGCAGACTGGAACGGCTCTTCGGCACCGGCAGCGAGATGACCGCCGCACTTGAAACGGCACGCCTGCAAAACCGCGTCTATGCCTACTATATCGATGCCTGCACCCTCCAAGAGGAGCTCTGGCTGCTCGAAGACGCCAAAACCCGCGGTGTGCAGATGGAGACACTGATCCGCACCGGGATGGAAGGGGGCGAGTTCGACCGCAGCGCCTGGCTGCGCAGCCGGCTGAACGTCGAAACCCTGACCCTGCAGATCGACGACCTCAACAGCCGCTACGAAGAGAGCTTCCGCCTCCTGAGCTCCACGGCGCAGACGGAAGCCGAGAGCCTGCTGTGCCACGACCTCCCCGACACCATCGCCCTCCCCCCGGAGACCCTGCTCGCCGACGCCCCGCTGCTGCGGCAGCTCGAAAACCGCCACGGCAGTGCGAAAGCCCTCGCTTCCTATCGCAACAGCTGGCTGCAGGAGGTAACGCTCGCCGCGGGCTATGACGACGAGATGGACGTTCAGCGCGCCAACCTCCACGTCTCCCTCCCCCTCGGCCTGGGAAGCCGCCGCGCCAACGACCGCGAGGCCGCCCACCGCGACGCCCTCGCCGCCGGCGCCGAACTGCGCGCCATGCGCAGCGAGCTCGCCGCACGGGTCGCCGCGTTTAACGCGGCCCAGCAGACCCGGCAGCAGAACCTGAAACGGCTGAACGACGAGATGATCCCCGAGGCATACGAGACGACCGTTTTGCTGGAGGAGCGCTTTATGGGCTCCGAGGCGAGCTACCTCGAATACATCGACAGCCAGAAGATGCTCTTCGCCCTGCTCATGGAGGGGGTCCAGCTCCGCGCGAATGCGCTGAAGGCCGAAGCAGGCCTCTTTGCCGATCTCGGCATCACCCCCGCTACCAAGGATAAAAAATGA
- a CDS encoding DsrE family protein — protein MKRFPALLALLAVLASAQEYKAVFDCSSSNPRYILSRFNLIEKTKQMIEAQGDTVRFAVTMHGGCAKVASESADYLVPEEEVLYITKAQESLERLSKAKEVELVVCAIALEGNGIDREDVLPYLRISKNSYIDTIAYQNQGYALMPLK, from the coding sequence GTGAAACGGTTCCCGGCCCTTCTGGCGCTTCTGGCCGTCCTGGCATCGGCCCAGGAGTACAAGGCCGTTTTCGACTGTAGCTCTTCGAACCCGCGCTATATCCTTTCGCGATTCAACCTCATTGAGAAGACCAAACAGATGATCGAGGCGCAGGGCGATACGGTCCGTTTCGCCGTGACGATGCACGGCGGCTGCGCGAAGGTGGCGTCCGAGAGCGCCGATTACCTCGTCCCCGAGGAGGAGGTGCTCTATATCACGAAAGCGCAGGAGAGTCTTGAACGCCTCTCCAAAGCCAAAGAGGTGGAGCTGGTCGTCTGCGCCATCGCTTTGGAGGGCAACGGGATCGACCGCGAAGACGTGCTGCCCTACCTGCGCATTTCGAAAAACAGCTACATCGACACCATCGCTTACCAGAACCAAGGCTACGCCCTGATGCCGCTGAAGTAG
- a CDS encoding MarR family transcriptional regulator: MKRTQHYGTLEDAVLRTHIELSRAFNKLRAKETATIADQGMTMAQFAILEALYHLGTLRVGQITELILSTPGNITVVIKNLESKGWVRVYPSETDRRIRMVEITEAGQSLIAAHFPEHVRNLAAWYGAALETEELHTLSRLLRKLEKAQ, encoded by the coding sequence ATGAAACGCACACAACACTACGGTACGCTCGAAGACGCCGTACTGCGGACGCATATCGAACTGTCGCGCGCCTTCAACAAGCTCCGTGCGAAGGAGACGGCGACCATCGCCGACCAGGGGATGACGATGGCGCAGTTCGCCATTCTCGAAGCCCTTTACCATCTCGGTACGCTGCGGGTCGGCCAGATCACCGAACTGATCCTCAGTACGCCGGGCAACATCACCGTCGTCATCAAGAACCTTGAAAGCAAAGGGTGGGTCCGAGTCTACCCAAGCGAAACGGACCGGCGCATCCGCATGGTGGAGATCACCGAAGCGGGGCAGAGCCTGATCGCGGCCCACTTCCCGGAGCACGTCCGCAACCTGGCGGCGTGGTACGGTGCCGCGCTGGAGACCGAAGAGCTTCATACCCTGTCGCGCCTGCTGCGCAAGCTGGAAAAAGCGCAATAG
- a CDS encoding heme-binding domain-containing protein yields MKTELLIGALAFVTAIQIIPFGHDHTNPPVVAEPAWDTPQTRTLFKRACADCHSNETVWPWYSHVAPVSWLVAHDVEEGREHFNVSLWGVQKKNDGDEAAEEVEENEMPPLVYLPTHPEARLTPEEKTALIAGLKATFGTEKHGH; encoded by the coding sequence ATGAAAACGGAACTGCTTATCGGTGCCCTGGCTTTCGTCACGGCCATCCAGATCATTCCCTTCGGCCACGACCATACTAATCCTCCGGTTGTGGCCGAACCGGCGTGGGACACGCCGCAGACCCGCACGCTCTTTAAGCGCGCCTGTGCCGACTGCCACTCCAATGAAACCGTCTGGCCCTGGTACAGCCACGTCGCCCCCGTCTCCTGGCTCGTCGCCCACGATGTTGAAGAGGGGCGTGAACATTTCAACGTCTCCCTCTGGGGCGTGCAGAAGAAAAACGACGGCGATGAAGCCGCGGAAGAGGTCGAAGAGAATGAGATGCCACCGCTCGTCTACCTGCCGACCCACCCAGAGGCGCGACTCACTCCGGAGGAAAAAACAGCGCTGATCGCCGGACTGAAGGCAACGTTCGGCACCGAAAAACACGGACATTGA
- a CDS encoding EF-hand domain-containing protein — MKRMSLAAALLLGGTLFAAQGMMSSFNDFDANGDGMISQTEFENTQQARMAKQAESGKMMRNAANAPAFGDIDANGDGMIDPAEFRNHQMNRMQQRPAGMGQGMGKAQNKMSGGMQSGMQGRMMSSFNDFDANGDGAITQTEFENAQQARMAKQAESGKMMRNAANAPAFGDVDTNGDGTIDPTEFKNHQMNQMQQRPGGQGMGKGMKCSGGGMGGPNR, encoded by the coding sequence ATGAAACGTATGAGTCTCGCGGCGGCACTGCTGCTCGGAGGAACCCTGTTCGCCGCACAGGGAATGATGTCCTCATTCAACGATTTTGACGCGAACGGCGACGGCATGATCAGCCAGACCGAGTTCGAAAACACCCAGCAGGCGCGGATGGCCAAGCAGGCCGAAAGCGGCAAGATGATGCGTAACGCCGCCAATGCACCCGCCTTCGGCGACATCGATGCCAACGGGGACGGCATGATCGATCCCGCCGAATTCAGAAACCATCAGATGAACCGGATGCAGCAGCGTCCCGCCGGTATGGGTCAGGGCATGGGCAAAGCCCAGAACAAAATGTCGGGCGGTATGCAAAGCGGAATGCAGGGCAGAATGATGTCCTCCTTCAACGACTTTGACGCAAACGGCGACGGTGCGATCACCCAGACCGAGTTCGAGAACGCCCAGCAGGCGCGGATGGCCAAGCAGGCCGAAAGCGGCAAGATGATGCGTAACGCCGCCAATGCACCCGCCTTCGGCGACGTCGATACCAACGGGGACGGTACAATCGATCCCACCGAATTCAAAAACCACCAGATGAACCAGATGCAGCAGCGCCCCGGTGGCCAGGGAATGGGCAAAGGGATGAAATGCAGCGGTGGCGGAATGGGCGGCCCGAACCGCTAA
- a CDS encoding DUF1566 domain-containing protein, whose translation MIRVLFLLLAVSALAWAGWKRSGDTVIDTTAKLQWQDNAMAAKKDTVWKDARSYCANLELEGFRDWRLPTRAELETLRKATAAKKVGLKNTVSNAYWTSEIYRKMPVNAWAVYWGNGHMFDTDRCDEAHVRCVRKR comes from the coding sequence ATGATTCGAGTGCTTTTTCTGTTGCTCGCGGTTTCGGCGCTGGCCTGGGCGGGCTGGAAGCGCAGCGGTGACACGGTCATCGATACGACGGCAAAACTGCAGTGGCAGGATAATGCCATGGCGGCCAAGAAAGATACGGTCTGGAAAGATGCGCGCAGCTACTGCGCGAACCTGGAGCTTGAGGGGTTCCGTGATTGGCGGTTGCCGACGCGGGCGGAACTCGAAACGCTCCGCAAAGCTACTGCCGCCAAGAAGGTGGGGTTGAAAAACACGGTCTCCAACGCCTACTGGACATCGGAGATCTACCGCAAAATGCCCGTGAATGCCTGGGCTGTCTACTGGGGGAACGGCCACATGTTCGATACGGACCGCTGCGACGAAGCGCATGTGCGCTGCGTCCGCAAGCGCTGA
- a CDS encoding DUF4405 domain-containing protein, with translation MEDKFSLKKTVSLTLGLSFLVMSYTGIMLFFTPKGKIAFWTDWTLLGLSKTQYTDLHITSMFLFLTAGVWHIYYNWKPLVSYLKTHAHRLNPLKKEFLAAVLLNLFFVGATMFHLPPMQSIVNLNTAIKDYWERQVGAPPFGHAEEATVALLAPQNGIDTPTALKRLRDAGFRAKNGQQTLEQIAVENGVSAQKVYDTMLPRAQAQQSVAPLSGMGRRSIGSLAEAGHIDLEKALAYLEEQGVIATPQTTMRDAAGQLGTTPYTLFETLQALP, from the coding sequence ATGGAAGATAAATTCTCGCTCAAAAAAACGGTCTCGCTGACCCTCGGGCTTTCGTTTCTCGTGATGAGCTACACGGGCATCATGCTCTTTTTCACCCCGAAAGGGAAGATCGCGTTCTGGACCGACTGGACGCTGCTGGGACTGAGCAAGACCCAATACACCGACTTGCACATCACCTCGATGTTCCTCTTTCTGACCGCCGGTGTCTGGCACATCTACTACAACTGGAAACCGCTGGTCAGTTACCTCAAGACCCATGCGCACCGTCTGAACCCGCTGAAAAAAGAGTTCCTCGCCGCCGTACTGCTCAACCTCTTTTTCGTCGGTGCCACCATGTTCCACCTGCCGCCGATGCAGAGCATCGTCAACCTCAATACGGCGATCAAGGATTACTGGGAACGGCAGGTAGGCGCCCCGCCGTTCGGCCATGCCGAAGAGGCCACCGTCGCCCTCCTCGCGCCCCAGAACGGTATCGATACGCCTACGGCGCTCAAGCGGCTGCGCGACGCCGGTTTCCGTGCGAAAAACGGCCAGCAGACCCTGGAGCAGATTGCGGTTGAAAACGGCGTCTCCGCGCAGAAGGTCTATGACACCATGCTGCCGCGCGCGCAGGCGCAGCAGAGCGTCGCGCCGCTCAGCGGTATGGGACGCAGAAGCATCGGATCGCTCGCCGAGGCGGGGCATATCGACCTGGAAAAGGCGCTCGCCTATCTCGAAGAGCAGGGCGTCATCGCCACACCGCAGACCACCATGCGCGACGCCGCCGGACAGCTCGGAACCACCCCCTACACCCTCTTCGAAACCCTGCAAGCCCTGCCGTAA
- a CDS encoding carboxymuconolactone decarboxylase family protein — translation MAYIALPEFEEMSPAIQEKARPILEKTGSLGEIFKLLALDEKVYFATDMMVQNFLLEPTELSYDVKEAIALLISKENSCKMCVDVHKNIAKMLGLSEDRITQILEGIDSISTDEKEKALLRFCVRASKKDNYKMQQEDIDALKTLGYSDVQIIEAVAITGYFNYINTLSNVFGLGQ, via the coding sequence ATGGCATACATAGCACTACCCGAATTCGAGGAGATGTCCCCGGCAATCCAGGAGAAGGCGCGCCCCATCCTGGAGAAGACAGGCAGCCTCGGCGAGATTTTCAAACTGCTGGCACTGGACGAGAAGGTCTATTTCGCCACCGACATGATGGTGCAGAACTTCCTGCTGGAGCCGACGGAGCTCTCCTATGACGTCAAAGAGGCGATCGCCCTGCTCATCTCCAAGGAGAACAGCTGCAAGATGTGCGTCGACGTGCACAAAAACATCGCGAAGATGCTGGGACTGAGCGAGGACCGCATCACCCAGATCCTCGAGGGGATCGATAGCATCAGCACCGATGAGAAAGAGAAGGCGCTGCTGCGCTTCTGCGTCCGCGCGTCGAAGAAAGACAACTACAAGATGCAGCAGGAGGATATCGACGCCCTCAAGACGCTGGGCTACAGCGACGTGCAGATCATCGAAGCCGTCGCGATCACCGGGTATTTCAACTACATCAATACCCTCTCCAACGTTTTCGGTCTGGGGCAGTGA
- a CDS encoding pirin family protein, producing the protein MSRMFVHRASDRGVAEHGWLHSRFSFSFADYYNPTRMGFGALRVINDDVIEAGQGFGTHPHRNMEIVSIVTQGALKHRDSVGNAGVIRAGEIQYMSAGAGIAHSEFASETEKTALFQIWIYPDEEGGSPRYEQRDFNAFYHPNRWTLLVSGDGRENSIRIKQDAAIHVSDIDAGRTLALPTVAPGHARLLFVIEGEVTVEELRLGARDELQIMDDNVHDLVAVHDAKVLLFDVPL; encoded by the coding sequence ATGTCAAGAATGTTTGTCCACCGCGCCTCTGATAGGGGCGTCGCCGAACACGGATGGCTTCACAGCCGCTTTAGTTTTTCGTTTGCCGACTACTACAACCCCACACGGATGGGTTTCGGGGCCCTGCGGGTGATCAACGACGACGTCATTGAAGCCGGGCAGGGGTTCGGCACCCACCCTCACCGCAATATGGAGATCGTCTCCATCGTCACGCAAGGCGCGCTGAAGCACCGCGACTCCGTAGGGAACGCGGGCGTCATCCGCGCCGGGGAGATCCAGTACATGAGCGCGGGCGCGGGCATCGCCCACTCCGAATTCGCCTCCGAAACGGAAAAGACCGCCCTCTTCCAGATCTGGATATACCCCGACGAGGAGGGCGGCAGCCCCCGGTACGAACAGCGCGATTTCAACGCCTTTTATCACCCCAACCGCTGGACCCTCCTCGTCAGCGGTGACGGCCGGGAGAATTCGATCCGCATTAAGCAGGACGCCGCCATTCATGTCAGCGACATCGATGCGGGCCGGACCCTGGCGCTGCCGACGGTCGCACCGGGTCACGCCCGGCTGCTCTTTGTCATCGAGGGGGAGGTCACCGTGGAGGAACTGCGCCTCGGTGCCCGGGACGAACTGCAGATAATGGATGACAATGTCCATGATCTCGTTGCCGTGCACGACGCGAAGGTCCTCCTTTTCGACGTGCCGCTGTGA
- a CDS encoding efflux RND transporter periplasmic adaptor subunit, which produces MKYIMPILFTLMLPLAAADRIDPGTLQVALSAPKAQEQLPLGNYLGTYTYPPASRFTVSANTDGFVTRVAVKPFAHVKKGQTLFTLKSPKLLDMQSEYIATLLELEYYDKEVKRLEPLASKGVVASKQLTESRNRRQKLDASAAFQRDVLLAYGLTPSQLKRIAAQHKPDPVLTISAPATGSIASMNAQKGGYVAEGAVLAQLIDTTECHFEIDMPWETADTLALGEKLSADGKHFTVFAKAPQIDPVSQTRTIDLHEGDECGERGGASMNIALSRTAKAWKVPAASVTELDGRSVVFAKRSDGFEPLAVTVLSRREGFCYVTGALSAEDRVAASSVLALRSAAAGGE; this is translated from the coding sequence ATGAAATACATTATGCCCATACTCTTCACCCTCATGCTGCCGCTCGCCGCGGCCGACCGGATCGACCCCGGCACTCTGCAGGTAGCCCTGAGCGCGCCCAAAGCCCAGGAACAGCTCCCCCTCGGCAACTACCTCGGCACCTACACCTATCCGCCCGCATCCCGCTTTACCGTCAGCGCCAACACCGACGGGTTCGTGACCCGCGTCGCCGTCAAACCCTTTGCCCATGTGAAAAAAGGGCAGACGCTTTTTACGCTCAAAAGCCCGAAACTCCTTGATATGCAGTCTGAGTACATCGCGACCCTGCTGGAGCTGGAGTACTACGACAAAGAGGTCAAACGCCTCGAGCCGCTGGCGAGCAAAGGGGTCGTCGCCTCCAAGCAGCTGACCGAGAGCCGCAACCGTCGTCAGAAACTCGACGCCTCTGCCGCTTTCCAGCGCGACGTCCTGCTCGCCTACGGCCTGACACCTTCGCAGCTCAAGCGCATTGCCGCGCAGCACAAGCCCGACCCGGTCCTGACCATTTCCGCCCCGGCGACGGGAAGCATCGCCTCGATGAACGCGCAAAAGGGCGGTTACGTTGCCGAAGGCGCCGTCCTGGCGCAGCTTATCGACACGACGGAGTGCCACTTCGAGATCGACATGCCGTGGGAGACCGCCGATACCCTCGCCCTGGGGGAGAAGCTGAGCGCCGACGGCAAGCACTTCACGGTCTTCGCCAAGGCGCCGCAGATCGACCCCGTCTCGCAGACCCGCACCATCGACCTTCACGAGGGCGACGAATGCGGCGAACGGGGCGGCGCCAGTATGAACATCGCGCTCTCGCGCACCGCGAAGGCGTGGAAAGTGCCGGCCGCTTCCGTTACCGAGCTCGACGGACGCAGCGTCGTCTTCGCCAAGCGCAGTGACGGCTTCGAACCGCTCGCCGTCACCGTGCTTTCGCGCCGCGAGGGGTTCTGCTACGTCACCGGCGCTTTGAGCGCGGAGGACCGCGTTGCCGCCTCCTCCGTGCTGGCGCTGCGCAGCGCCGCCGCCGGGGGTGAATGA
- a CDS encoding CusA/CzcA family heavy metal efflux RND transporter: protein MMDALLRFALSQRIIILLLAAAVAVYGVLSYGKLVIDAFPDVSSTQVKIIIKAPGMTPSEVEQQITIPVELEMQGIPHQTMVRSISKYALADITIDFEEGTDLYWARDRVYQRFTAVKKELPENIGGGIAPITTPLGEILMFTIESETLSLMEKRTLLDWTIRPALRSVPGVADVNALGGLVKSFIVKPDFARLSAYGIPVSQLIEVIERNNANYGAGRIEQGDEAMIVRVLGKQTGIESIRELVLAQREGSTVYVGDVADVSVGAVTRYGYVTKNGKGEAVEGLVLGLKGADASRTVSAVKTRLAALEKNLPEGTKLDVFYDRSDLVGKAVNTVQKALMEAVVLIIVILLLMLGDIISALTVALILPMAILSAFILMHLFGISANLMSLGGIAIAIGMIVDSAVVMVENIVAWLGHPKYAHEPRSRLIYLAAKEVSLPIVSGVVIIITIFSPLLMLQGLEGKLFAPVALSIVFTLASSILFALYLIPVIAGMSIKKAHDEPTWLVRKLEEIYIPTLIRAFRFEKPIYLLLVLLVPLSVYMFGSVGKTFMPTMDEGNIVIGVESDPAINIPAGIMLNTQIQQQLMAAVPEIKSIISRSGSDEIGLDPMGLNDTDTFLVLHPKSEWRKPDTDWLRAQMRTVLEGITGIEYGFTQPIEMRTSEMLTGARGDVVVKLFGDDIETLNTLGTNIADLLKSTEGSEDVYMRQNEGVSYQQVVFDKKQLTKYGLNLDEAAQILAIAVMGAEAGKIYEGMKQFSILIRGDYAQNDLPLSSIYLTTPAGERIAFSNIAHIERTEGSVEIKHEGAQRFVSIQTNVSGTDLTTYVASIAAKIEQEVALPAGYRLEYGGEFKNQQRTMARLSVVVPIALAVIFMILFFTFRSLRQAAAVFAMIPLALTGGIAGLMASGHYLSVPASVGFIALLGIAVLNGVVMVSYFNELIKTMPLENAVIEGARRRLRPVLMTALIAAFGLVPMLFATGPGSEIQKPLAVVVITGLISSTLLTLIILPILYRRIEAKKELQYTV, encoded by the coding sequence ATGATGGACGCGTTGCTGCGTTTCGCGCTCTCGCAGCGCATCATCATCCTCCTGCTGGCCGCCGCCGTCGCCGTCTACGGTGTGCTCTCCTACGGGAAGCTCGTCATCGACGCCTTCCCCGACGTCTCCTCGACCCAGGTGAAGATCATCATCAAGGCCCCGGGCATGACCCCGAGCGAAGTGGAGCAGCAGATCACCATCCCCGTCGAACTGGAGATGCAGGGCATCCCCCACCAGACGATGGTCCGCTCCATCTCCAAGTACGCGCTGGCCGACATCACGATCGACTTTGAGGAGGGGACCGACCTCTACTGGGCCCGCGACCGCGTCTACCAGCGTTTTACGGCCGTCAAGAAGGAGCTTCCCGAGAACATCGGCGGGGGCATCGCCCCCATTACAACTCCGCTGGGCGAGATCCTGATGTTCACGATCGAGTCCGAGACCCTCAGCCTGATGGAGAAGCGTACCCTGCTTGACTGGACGATCCGTCCGGCCCTGCGCAGCGTTCCCGGCGTCGCCGACGTCAATGCGCTGGGCGGCCTCGTGAAAAGCTTCATCGTCAAGCCCGATTTTGCCCGCCTCTCCGCCTACGGCATCCCCGTCTCCCAACTCATCGAGGTGATCGAACGCAACAACGCCAACTACGGCGCCGGACGGATCGAGCAGGGCGACGAAGCGATGATCGTCCGCGTGCTGGGGAAACAGACCGGCATCGAAAGCATCCGAGAGCTCGTCCTCGCCCAGCGCGAGGGCAGCACCGTCTACGTCGGCGACGTCGCCGATGTCAGCGTCGGGGCCGTCACCCGATACGGTTACGTCACCAAGAATGGCAAAGGCGAAGCGGTCGAAGGGCTCGTGCTCGGCCTCAAAGGCGCCGACGCCTCCCGCACCGTGTCCGCCGTCAAAACGCGCCTGGCCGCCCTGGAAAAGAACCTGCCCGAGGGCACGAAGCTGGACGTCTTCTATGACCGCAGCGATCTCGTCGGCAAAGCCGTCAACACCGTCCAAAAGGCACTGATGGAAGCCGTCGTGCTCATCATCGTCATCCTGCTGCTGATGCTCGGCGACATCATCTCCGCGCTCACGGTTGCGCTGATCCTGCCGATGGCGATTCTGAGCGCCTTCATCCTGATGCACCTCTTCGGCATCAGCGCCAACCTGATGAGCCTCGGCGGGATCGCCATCGCCATCGGGATGATCGTCGACTCCGCCGTCGTTATGGTCGAAAACATCGTCGCCTGGCTGGGGCACCCCAAATACGCCCATGAACCGCGCAGCCGCCTTATCTACTTGGCGGCCAAAGAGGTGAGCCTCCCCATCGTCTCGGGCGTCGTCATCATTATCACGATCTTCTCGCCGCTGCTGATGCTGCAGGGGCTCGAGGGCAAACTCTTCGCCCCGGTGGCGCTGAGCATCGTCTTTACCCTCGCCTCCTCCATCCTCTTCGCCCTCTACCTCATCCCCGTCATTGCCGGGATGAGCATCAAAAAGGCCCACGACGAACCGACCTGGCTCGTGCGCAAGCTCGAGGAGATCTACATCCCGACGCTCATCCGCGCCTTCCGGTTCGAAAAACCGATCTACCTCCTGCTGGTGCTGCTCGTGCCGCTCTCCGTTTACATGTTCGGCAGCGTCGGCAAGACCTTTATGCCGACGATGGACGAAGGCAATATCGTCATCGGTGTCGAGTCCGACCCCGCCATCAATATCCCGGCGGGGATCATGCTCAACACCCAGATCCAGCAGCAGCTCATGGCCGCGGTGCCCGAGATCAAATCCATCATCTCCCGCAGCGGCTCGGACGAAATCGGACTCGACCCCATGGGGCTAAACGACACCGATACCTTCCTCGTGCTGCATCCCAAGTCCGAGTGGCGTAAACCCGACACCGACTGGCTCCGCGCGCAGATGCGCACGGTGCTTGAAGGGATCACCGGGATCGAGTACGGCTTCACCCAGCCCATCGAGATGCGCACCTCCGAGATGCTCACCGGTGCGCGCGGCGACGTCGTCGTCAAGCTCTTCGGCGACGACATCGAGACCCTCAACACCCTGGGGACGAATATCGCCGACCTTCTGAAATCGACCGAGGGGAGCGAGGACGTCTACATGCGCCAGAACGAGGGGGTCAGCTACCAACAGGTCGTGTTCGACAAGAAACAGCTCACCAAGTACGGCCTCAACCTTGACGAAGCGGCGCAGATCCTCGCCATCGCCGTGATGGGCGCCGAGGCGGGCAAGATCTACGAAGGGATGAAGCAGTTCTCCATCCTCATCCGCGGCGATTACGCGCAAAACGACCTGCCGCTCTCGTCGATCTACCTCACGACCCCGGCGGGCGAGCGCATCGCCTTCTCCAATATCGCGCACATTGAGCGCACGGAGGGGAGCGTCGAGATCAAGCACGAGGGAGCCCAGCGCTTCGTCTCCATCCAGACCAACGTCAGCGGGACAGACCTCACGACCTACGTGGCGTCGATCGCCGCGAAAATCGAGCAGGAGGTGGCCCTCCCGGCAGGGTACCGCCTCGAGTACGGCGGGGAGTTCAAAAACCAGCAGCGCACCATGGCGCGCCTCTCCGTCGTCGTGCCCATCGCCCTGGCGGTGATCTTTATGATCCTCTTCTTCACCTTCCGCTCCCTGCGGCAGGCCGCGGCCGTCTTCGCGATGATCCCTTTGGCGTTGACAGGGGGGATCGCGGGACTGATGGCGAGCGGCCACTACCTCTCCGTCCCGGCATCGGTCGGCTTTATCGCCCTGCTGGGGATCGCCGTACTCAACGGGGTCGTTATGGTCAGCTATTTCAACGAACTGATCAAAACGATGCCCCTGGAGAACGCGGTGATCGAGGGGGCCAGACGGCGCCTTCGCCCGGTCCTGATGACGGCGCTCATCGCCGCCTTCGGGCTGGTGCCGATGCTCTTTGCCACCGGTCCCGGTTCGGAAATCCAGAAGCCCCTCGCCGTCGTTGTGATCACCGGGCTAATCAGCTCGACCCTGCTTACCCTGATCATCCTGCCGATCCTCTACCGGCGGATCGAAGCGAAGAAAGAGTTACAATATACTGTGTGA